In Rutidosis leptorrhynchoides isolate AG116_Rl617_1_P2 chromosome 2, CSIRO_AGI_Rlap_v1, whole genome shotgun sequence, one genomic interval encodes:
- the LOC139888750 gene encoding uncharacterized protein codes for MDELAKTLPEGSTDKPGLDDVFSQDSGNNKYGSTDMYGLGVQASDLWGKLSSRNVVCMENIQLKSENKELTEENVHLKEQLASKDGSVVEDSTTPQGLTVVNVAPLLKVGDEVFLHNILNPSEKVGRGWLRTLDPTEVIGGVEIGDDWCGVHLQHVLKKGADVVRPFDLIKKVEDATGVTIAWPSTFISLCLS; via the exons ATGGATGAGCTTGCTAAAACACTGCCTGAAGGTTCAACTGATAAGCCTGGTCTAGATGATGTTTTTTCCCAAGATTCGGGTAACAATAAATATGGTTCAACGGATATGTATGGATTAGGTGTTCAAGCTTCTGATCTTTGGGGTAAATTATCAAGTCGTAATGTTGTTTGTATGGAGAACATTCAACTCAAGTCAGAGAACAAAGAACTTACTGAAGAAAATGTACATCTGAAAGAACAGTTGGCAAGTAAGGATGGTTCAGTTGTTGAAGATAGCACAACACCACAAGGCCTCACTGTAGTCAATGTTGCTCCACTTCTTAAG GTTGGAGATGAAGTATTTTTACACAATATACTTAACCCTAGCGAGAAGGTAGGAAGAGGATGGTTGAGGACCTTGGATCCAACTGAGGTAATTGGCGGTGTAGAGATTGGAGATGATTGGTGTGGGGTACATCTTCAACATGTCCTTAAAAAAGGTGCTGATGTGGTTAGGCCATTTGATCTGATTAAGAAAGTTGAAGACGCTACAGGCGTAACTATCGCGTGGCCTTCTACATTCATATCGCTATGTCTATCATAA